Proteins from a genomic interval of Synergistales bacterium:
- a CDS encoding rhodanese-like domain-containing protein has product MRWCRIGVAVFVGIVLAVGCAAAEELQEKSCREVKALLDASGDDVTVFDVRTAEELAETGWIEDAVHIDYNEYQDDPQGLAVKLAQYPKDGSYVVYCKKGGRSGAFGEMMVSLGYNDVTNMEGGMTRWLELGYPVVNEEESSGSGCVLQASAPAFVALLLPLSLVCRKGRTQ; this is encoded by the coding sequence GTGCGCTGGTGTCGTATTGGTGTTGCTGTTTTTGTGGGGATCGTTCTTGCCGTGGGGTGTGCTGCGGCGGAGGAGCTGCAGGAAAAGAGCTGCCGGGAGGTCAAGGCACTGCTCGATGCGAGCGGTGACGATGTGACGGTCTTCGATGTCCGTACCGCCGAGGAGCTTGCCGAAACCGGCTGGATCGAGGATGCCGTACACATCGATTACAATGAGTACCAAGATGATCCCCAGGGCCTGGCGGTCAAACTGGCCCAGTACCCGAAAGACGGCAGCTATGTGGTCTACTGCAAGAAGGGTGGGCGCAGCGGGGCCTTCGGGGAGATGATGGTTTCCCTGGGCTATAACGATGTGACCAATATGGAAGGCGGGATGACCCGATGGCTGGAACTCGGGTATCCTGTGGTCAACGAGGAGGAGAGCTCCGGCAGCGGGTGTGTGCTGCAGGCTTCCGCACCCGCATTCGTCGCCCTTCTTCTGCCGCTCTCCCTGGTCTGCAGGAAGGGAAGAACGCAATAG
- a CDS encoding TRAP transporter large permease → MIWIVTFIILIVFLLLSIPVASTMGVLGFILGKAFSPFPLHRAIGEVSWAASANFSLFAIPLFVLLGQILVKSGIAERTYQAVDRWLSWLPGGLMHANIATCALFAATSGSSVATGATMGTVALPQGVKYGYNEGLFAGTIAAGGTLGILIPPSINLIVYGFLTNTSIPKLFIAGIVPGVLLAIIFMVFILIACIVRPSLGSHRRSVSWAERFGSLKDLIPMVGIFVIVIGSIYAGFATPTESAALGVLGSLGIAAAHRKLTLKALVESFEGTLRTTGMIMFIIVAANFLNFILISLGLTDQITSFISTLGFTPFQTLLVIVGMYIILGFFIETLSLMVLTIPVVAPIITDLGYDPIWFGILLILLIEMALITPPVGLNLYVVQGVRERGSIGEIAVGIIPFVFLIMLMIGIIIRFPGLVSLLL, encoded by the coding sequence ATGATCTGGATCGTGACCTTCATCATTCTGATTGTCTTCCTTCTGTTGAGCATTCCGGTGGCTTCCACCATGGGGGTGCTGGGCTTTATCCTGGGCAAGGCCTTCTCCCCTTTCCCGCTGCACCGGGCGATTGGCGAGGTGAGCTGGGCGGCGAGCGCCAATTTCAGTCTCTTTGCCATTCCCCTCTTTGTCCTTCTCGGCCAGATTCTTGTGAAATCAGGCATCGCCGAACGTACCTACCAGGCGGTGGACCGCTGGCTTTCCTGGCTGCCCGGGGGACTGATGCACGCCAACATCGCCACCTGCGCCCTCTTTGCGGCCACCTCGGGTTCCAGTGTGGCCACGGGGGCCACCATGGGTACCGTCGCGCTGCCCCAGGGCGTGAAGTACGGATACAATGAAGGGCTCTTTGCCGGAACCATCGCCGCAGGCGGGACACTGGGCATCCTGATCCCGCCGTCGATCAATCTTATCGTCTACGGCTTTCTGACCAATACGTCGATTCCCAAGCTCTTCATCGCCGGGATCGTTCCCGGGGTGCTCCTGGCCATCATCTTCATGGTCTTTATCCTGATAGCCTGCATTGTCCGCCCCAGTCTGGGTTCCCATCGGAGAAGCGTCAGCTGGGCGGAACGCTTCGGGAGCCTGAAGGATCTGATTCCCATGGTGGGAATCTTTGTGATCGTCATCGGTTCCATCTATGCGGGCTTTGCCACGCCCACCGAGTCTGCAGCTTTGGGTGTGCTCGGTTCCCTGGGGATCGCGGCGGCCCACAGGAAGCTCACCCTCAAAGCGCTGGTGGAGTCCTTCGAGGGGACGCTGCGCACCACGGGGATGATCATGTTCATCATCGTGGCGGCCAATTTCCTGAACTTCATCCTGATCTCCCTGGGACTCACCGACCAGATCACCTCCTTCATCAGCACACTGGGTTTTACGCCCTTCCAGACGCTTCTGGTGATCGTGGGGATGTATATCATCCTCGGCTTCTTCATCGAGACCCTGTCGCTGATGGTGCTGACCATACCCGTGGTGGCGCCGATCATCACCGATCTCGGGTATGATCCCATCTGGTTCGGCATCCTGCTGATCCTGCTCATCGAGATGGCGCTGATCACCCCGCCGGTGGGGTTGAATCTCTACGTTGTCCAGGGGGTCCGCGAGCGGGGATCGATCGGCGAGATCGCCGTGGGCATCATTCCTTTTGTCTTTCTTATTATGCTGATGATCGGCATTATCATTCGTTTCCCCGGTCTGGTGTCGCTGTTATTGTAG
- a CDS encoding TRAP transporter small permease, whose protein sequence is MTGKQELVPAPIRGLRRLSRYSVIAGGVVLLCMSFFIAFEVVLRKFFSLSTRGAEEISSYALAAISAWAFAFALFEKAHIRIDVLYTKLQRGKRFFLDLLALFSVLFFLYPMLWYAFKVVRTSIARNSVANTPLQTPLWIPQSIWFAGLVFFAFVATVLFLATACNIVRGRYETAATLSACTMLEEDIAREGEMPLETEQSGEPLPNEEEER, encoded by the coding sequence ATGACAGGAAAACAGGAGTTGGTGCCCGCCCCGATCCGGGGGCTCCGGCGGCTGTCCCGGTACAGTGTGATTGCCGGCGGCGTTGTGCTGCTCTGTATGTCCTTTTTTATCGCCTTCGAGGTGGTGCTGAGGAAATTCTTCTCTCTTTCCACGCGGGGAGCGGAGGAGATCTCAAGCTACGCTCTTGCGGCCATCAGTGCCTGGGCCTTTGCCTTTGCCCTCTTTGAAAAGGCCCACATCCGCATTGATGTGCTCTACACCAAGCTGCAGAGGGGGAAACGCTTCTTTCTCGATCTGCTTGCCCTCTTTTCAGTGCTCTTTTTCCTCTATCCCATGCTCTGGTATGCCTTCAAGGTGGTGCGAACCTCCATCGCCAGAAACTCGGTGGCCAACACCCCACTGCAGACCCCCTTGTGGATACCCCAGAGCATATGGTTTGCCGGACTGGTCTTCTTCGCCTTTGTCGCGACGGTTCTGTTCCTCGCCACGGCCTGCAATATAGTGCGCGGACGCTACGAAACGGCGGCTACCCTTTCTGCCTGTACCATGCTGGAAGAGGATATCGCACGTGAGGGAGAGATGCCCCTGGAGACGGAGCAATCAGGGGAACCGTTGCCGAACGAAGAGGAGGAGAGGTAG
- a CDS encoding TRAP transporter substrate-binding protein, with translation MRKLSVVVLAIAVIAFAAFPAFAQKELRVVGSWSSLTMYQNLEKPFWTEKLPEAMDGEVSTIMTSLGQINMQGAAVLRGMEQGIFDVVCTVVDYIVSDCPELAGLDLPVLAPNIEDAREVVEAYRPVMSKALEDSFNAKLLSVVPYPAQVLFTTKEIGGLEDIKGMKIRASGWTTSQFIDALGATGVTISFGEVPQSLQRGVVEGAVTGSLSGYSAGWGEVTSYLYPIPIGGWDYVMTVMSLDTWNSFSEKEQQLIQSLITEEVEQPGWKVTDKETQAGINCLTGTGPCSYGEANSLGLIEVSESDIKLARQILLDNVLPAWVEKVDDAAVNRWKGSIGDVVGLDPTVQ, from the coding sequence ATGAGAAAACTGAGTGTTGTAGTGCTGGCGATCGCCGTGATCGCCTTTGCGGCGTTCCCGGCCTTTGCGCAGAAGGAATTGCGTGTGGTGGGCAGCTGGAGCAGCCTCACCATGTACCAGAACCTGGAGAAACCCTTCTGGACGGAGAAGCTACCCGAGGCCATGGACGGCGAGGTCTCGACCATCATGACCTCCCTGGGCCAGATCAACATGCAAGGTGCGGCCGTTCTGCGGGGTATGGAACAGGGTATCTTCGACGTGGTCTGTACGGTGGTGGACTATATCGTTTCCGACTGTCCCGAACTGGCGGGCCTCGATCTCCCTGTTCTGGCGCCGAATATCGAGGATGCCCGTGAGGTTGTCGAGGCCTACCGTCCCGTGATGAGCAAGGCCCTGGAAGACAGCTTCAACGCCAAGCTTCTGTCGGTGGTCCCCTATCCCGCGCAGGTTCTCTTTACCACCAAGGAGATCGGTGGTCTTGAGGATATCAAGGGCATGAAGATCCGGGCCAGCGGGTGGACTACGTCCCAGTTCATCGACGCCCTCGGTGCGACGGGTGTCACCATCTCCTTCGGCGAGGTACCCCAGTCGCTGCAGCGGGGCGTCGTGGAAGGCGCCGTCACGGGAAGCCTCTCGGGGTACTCCGCCGGATGGGGCGAGGTGACCTCCTACCTCTATCCCATTCCCATCGGCGGCTGGGACTACGTGATGACCGTGATGAGCCTGGATACATGGAACAGCTTCAGCGAAAAGGAGCAGCAGCTCATCCAGTCTCTGATTACGGAAGAGGTCGAGCAGCCCGGCTGGAAGGTCACCGACAAGGAGACCCAGGCCGGTATCAACTGCCTCACCGGAACAGGCCCCTGCAGCTACGGGGAGGCCAACAGCCTCGGACTCATTGAGGTTTCCGAGAGCGATATCAAGCTGGCCCGGCAGATTCTTCTCGACAATGTCCTGCCGGCCTGGGTGGAGAAGGTCGATGACGCTGCCGTAAACCGCTGGAAGGGTTCCATCGGAGATGTTGTCGGACTCGACCCGACGGTCCAGTAG
- a CDS encoding carbon-nitrogen family hydrolase, with product MRIAVIQMEIAAGSPEVNRKTVKEGLQSVQQRRPDVVVLPEMWNIGYALDRAEELADRGGREVEELVGPLAGELGATVVAGSVANKKDGGIYNTLHVFSADGRRIAEYDKAHLFRLMEEEKYLTPGEQLCTFRHDGCICGAAICYDLRFPELFRSLALLGSEIVFVPAVWPSQRVEAWRRLLIARAIEDQMFVVGCNRVGYEGETWFSGHSMVVDPLGTVIGECADEIPETLVVDIDPEQVREVRETIPVFRDRRPELYRLG from the coding sequence GTGCGCATCGCTGTCATCCAGATGGAGATCGCTGCGGGATCCCCTGAAGTGAACAGGAAGACGGTTAAGGAGGGCCTGCAGTCGGTACAGCAGCGGCGTCCCGATGTGGTCGTTCTTCCGGAGATGTGGAATATCGGGTATGCCCTGGACCGGGCGGAGGAACTGGCCGACAGGGGAGGCCGAGAGGTTGAGGAGCTTGTCGGTCCGCTGGCCGGAGAGCTGGGCGCCACTGTTGTGGCCGGATCGGTAGCCAACAAAAAGGATGGGGGGATCTACAATACGCTGCATGTCTTTTCCGCTGATGGCAGGCGGATCGCCGAGTACGACAAGGCCCATCTCTTCCGCCTGATGGAAGAGGAGAAATATCTGACACCCGGGGAACAGCTCTGTACGTTCCGGCATGACGGTTGCATCTGTGGGGCGGCGATCTGCTACGATCTCCGCTTCCCCGAACTCTTCCGTTCGCTTGCGTTGCTGGGGAGCGAGATCGTCTTCGTGCCGGCCGTCTGGCCCAGCCAACGTGTTGAGGCCTGGCGGCGGCTGCTCATCGCCCGGGCGATCGAAGATCAGATGTTTGTTGTAGGCTGCAACCGTGTGGGGTACGAGGGGGAGACCTGGTTCTCCGGTCACTCCATGGTGGTGGACCCACTCGGCACAGTGATCGGGGAGTGTGCCGACGAGATCCCGGAAACCCTGGTTGTCGATATCGATCCGGAACAGGTCCGGGAGGTGCGGGAGACGATCCCGGTGTTCCGGGACAGGAGGCCGGAGCTCTACAGACTGGGATAG
- a CDS encoding DUF2848 domain-containing protein, protein MERRLELTVAYRDGTRELREIVVDRVICAGYAGRDQEKVRGHIEELAKMGVPAPETVPTLYRVSTSLLDTDTLLECQGTQTSGEVEFVLLLQREGMLVTVGSDHTDRTLEQHDIPAAKQVCAKMIAPVAWPLEEVRDHWDGLRLTSWVDVEGEQERYQETRLASLLAPEELVSIVRERTGSAEPGTCIFSGTVPAEGGVVYSGHFSMELHDPSVERSISAGYAVEHFAGSY, encoded by the coding sequence GTGGAACGACGACTGGAACTGACGGTTGCCTACCGCGACGGCACCAGGGAGTTGCGGGAGATCGTTGTGGACAGGGTGATCTGTGCGGGCTACGCGGGACGGGACCAGGAGAAGGTGCGGGGGCACATCGAGGAGCTGGCCAAAATGGGGGTACCGGCCCCGGAGACGGTCCCTACGCTCTACAGGGTATCCACCTCGCTGCTGGACACGGACACCCTGCTGGAATGTCAGGGCACACAGACCTCCGGAGAGGTGGAGTTTGTCCTGCTGTTGCAGAGAGAGGGGATGCTTGTCACCGTCGGCAGCGACCACACGGATCGGACTTTGGAGCAGCATGATATCCCGGCGGCCAAGCAGGTCTGCGCAAAAATGATCGCGCCCGTTGCCTGGCCCCTTGAAGAGGTCAGAGACCATTGGGATGGGCTGCGGCTCACCTCCTGGGTCGATGTGGAGGGAGAGCAGGAGAGGTATCAGGAGACCAGGCTTGCCTCGCTCCTTGCACCGGAGGAGCTTGTCTCCATTGTTCGGGAGCGGACCGGTTCGGCGGAACCAGGCACATGCATCTTCTCCGGGACCGTCCCGGCCGAAGGCGGCGTGGTCTACAGCGGGCACTTTTCCATGGAGCTGCACGATCCTTCAGTGGAGCGGAGCATCAGTGCGGGATATGCCGTCGAGCACTTCGCCGGCAGCTACTAA
- the sixA gene encoding phosphohistidine phosphatase SixA, translating into MLLYLIQHGYALPKDQDAGRPLSEEGRIDVGRVARFLVHSRADFGAIWHSTKLRARETAEIVAEVFPVDLEEKGGLEPRASVGPWKEGVEHYGRDLCIVGHLPFLERFASLLLLGEEGYRPVLFSPGSAICLEQSEGEWHIQFAVHPAPLRNLDS; encoded by the coding sequence ATGTTGCTCTATCTCATACAGCACGGGTACGCACTGCCGAAGGACCAGGATGCCGGGCGTCCGCTTTCTGAGGAGGGTAGGATAGATGTGGGCCGGGTGGCCAGGTTTCTGGTCCATTCACGTGCCGATTTCGGTGCGATCTGGCACAGCACAAAGCTGCGGGCCAGGGAGACGGCGGAGATCGTGGCCGAGGTTTTTCCCGTAGACCTGGAAGAAAAGGGAGGACTGGAACCCAGGGCTTCGGTGGGGCCCTGGAAAGAGGGCGTCGAGCACTATGGTCGGGATCTCTGTATCGTCGGTCATCTCCCCTTTCTGGAACGTTTTGCCTCGCTTCTGCTTTTGGGAGAAGAGGGGTATAGACCGGTGCTGTTCTCCCCGGGAAGCGCTATCTGCCTTGAGCAGAGCGAAGGTGAGTGGCATATCCAGTTTGCTGTCCATCCTGCGCCGCTCCGGAATCTGGATTCGTGA
- a CDS encoding SDR family oxidoreductase: MELGLKGKTALVTAASSGLGRSIATAFAGEGANVMLCSRSEEKLEIARWEIQRETGVSPAVKLCDVTDADAISELVAETADRFGGIHILVNNAGGPPAGYFDDFGDEEWQNAFELNLLSYVRTIRAVLPHMRQAKWGRIVNSTSSSVKQVIDHLLLSNTFRLGVVGMSKTLSRQVAKDNILVNVIGPGRFATERVAHLDRLKAERTGKSLEEIKEASRNNIPLGRYGDPTEYARLALFLCSEANTYITGQTVLADGGMVSAL; the protein is encoded by the coding sequence ATGGAACTGGGACTGAAGGGAAAGACTGCCTTGGTAACGGCCGCCAGCTCCGGTCTGGGAAGATCCATCGCCACGGCGTTCGCGGGAGAGGGGGCCAACGTGATGCTCTGCTCTCGCAGCGAGGAAAAGCTTGAGATCGCACGGTGGGAAATCCAGCGGGAAACAGGCGTCTCCCCCGCAGTCAAGCTCTGCGATGTCACCGATGCCGACGCAATCAGCGAGCTGGTCGCCGAGACCGCCGACCGCTTCGGAGGTATCCATATCCTTGTCAACAACGCCGGCGGGCCGCCTGCCGGGTATTTCGACGATTTCGGCGACGAGGAATGGCAGAACGCCTTCGAACTGAACCTGCTGAGTTATGTCCGTACCATCCGGGCTGTACTCCCCCATATGAGGCAGGCAAAATGGGGACGGATCGTCAATTCCACATCCTCGTCGGTCAAACAGGTCATCGATCATCTGCTGCTCTCCAACACCTTCCGTCTCGGCGTGGTGGGGATGAGCAAGACCCTCTCCCGCCAGGTCGCCAAAGACAATATCCTGGTCAACGTTATCGGGCCGGGGCGGTTCGCTACCGAGCGGGTCGCTCACCTGGACAGGCTGAAAGCGGAACGGACCGGGAAGAGCCTGGAGGAGATCAAGGAGGCCTCCCGCAACAACATCCCTCTCGGCCGCTACGGTGACCCCACCGAATATGCCCGGCTCGCCCTCTTCCTCTGTTCGGAAGCCAACACCTACATCACCGGCCAGACTGTCCTTGCAGATGGAGGAATGGTCAGTGCCCTGTAA
- the corA gene encoding magnesium/cobalt transporter CorA, with the protein MFRRILGSRTQRAGTVPGTITYTGAHRKEPVRLNYMNYNAQQLLEGTADSLEECKQALRYSGVTWINFDGIHDTSMVRAAGELFSLHPLTLEDIVDTDQRPKVEDYGHYYYIVAKMLWYDEQSETVQKEQISIVLLEGYVLTFQEQRGDSLGNVRSRIRSGKGLIRSTGADYLAYSILDAIVDAYFRVLEEIGEDVESLEEAIVQEPEEGTLQEIHALKRELIVLRRSVWPLRELVMRIQKQETALITKETYVYLQDVTSNALQIMDIIESFRDIVSGMLDTYLSSLSNKTNEVMKVLTVFATIFIPLTFIAGVYGMNFSYMPELQIWWFYPVLWGVFIAIIALMLFYFKRRHWI; encoded by the coding sequence ATGTTTCGAAGAATCCTGGGTTCCCGAACACAGAGAGCCGGTACGGTTCCCGGAACCATCACCTACACGGGAGCGCACAGGAAAGAACCGGTACGGCTCAATTACATGAACTACAATGCACAGCAGCTCCTGGAAGGAACCGCCGACTCTCTGGAAGAGTGCAAACAGGCATTGCGCTATTCCGGGGTCACCTGGATCAACTTTGACGGCATCCACGATACCTCCATGGTCCGCGCCGCAGGCGAGCTCTTTTCACTGCATCCGCTGACCCTGGAGGATATCGTCGACACCGACCAACGCCCCAAAGTAGAAGACTACGGCCACTACTACTACATTGTCGCAAAAATGCTCTGGTACGACGAACAGAGCGAAACCGTACAGAAGGAACAGATCAGCATCGTCCTTCTGGAGGGGTATGTGTTGACCTTCCAGGAACAGCGCGGAGACAGCCTGGGGAACGTGCGGAGCCGCATCCGCAGCGGAAAGGGGCTGATCCGTTCCACGGGCGCCGACTACCTGGCCTATTCCATTCTGGATGCCATCGTTGACGCCTACTTCAGGGTCCTGGAAGAGATCGGCGAGGACGTGGAGTCCCTGGAGGAAGCCATCGTGCAGGAGCCGGAAGAGGGGACCTTACAGGAGATCCACGCCCTGAAACGGGAGCTCATTGTGCTGCGGCGCTCGGTATGGCCGCTCCGGGAGCTCGTGATGCGCATCCAGAAACAGGAAACAGCCCTGATCACCAAGGAAACCTATGTCTATCTCCAGGATGTCACCAGCAACGCCCTGCAGATCATGGATATCATCGAGAGCTTTCGTGATATCGTCTCCGGCATGCTGGATACCTACCTGTCCAGCCTCAGCAACAAAACCAACGAGGTCATGAAGGTACTCACCGTCTTCGCCACCATATTCATTCCTCTGACATTCATCGCCGGCGTCTACGGAATGAACTTCTCCTACATGCCGGAACTGCAGATATGGTGGTTCTACCCGGTACTCTGGGGGGTGTTCATCGCCATCATCGCCCTGATGCTCTTCTATTTCAAAAGGAGACACTGGATCTGA
- a CDS encoding amidohydrolase, with amino-acid sequence MFIDSHVHVYPPEIQNGRDAVAQREPYFAALTAGRVHKWATGEDILAMQERDGLDEVWVCGFAFNDMGLCRLCNDYVIDLARRAPGRVRPLAVVPPLHRETEQEIARCHEAGCIGVGELFPGGQGWAIDDMRQTWRLAGNCDERGLHLLIHTAEQVGHAYPGKGDTGPQEAVAFATHHPEVQTVFAHLGGGLWLYETMPEVALTLANCWYDTAAAPYLYRPALFRAVEAAGAGHKLLYGSDFPLLGYGRYQELFGHAYGEEGPPTALLGGNARRLRDRCRKAKKVL; translated from the coding sequence CTGTTTATCGATAGCCATGTGCATGTGTATCCCCCAGAGATCCAAAACGGCCGGGATGCTGTAGCCCAACGGGAACCCTACTTCGCCGCGCTGACGGCGGGCAGGGTCCACAAGTGGGCGACAGGTGAGGATATCCTGGCAATGCAGGAGCGAGATGGCCTTGATGAGGTCTGGGTCTGCGGCTTTGCCTTCAATGACATGGGGCTCTGCCGGTTGTGCAACGATTATGTCATCGACCTGGCCCGGCGTGCCCCCGGCAGGGTGCGTCCCCTTGCTGTGGTTCCCCCGCTGCACCGCGAAACAGAGCAGGAGATCGCCCGTTGCCACGAGGCCGGGTGTATCGGGGTGGGCGAGCTCTTCCCGGGAGGGCAGGGATGGGCCATCGACGATATGCGGCAGACCTGGAGGCTCGCCGGAAACTGCGATGAACGGGGACTCCATCTGCTGATCCATACCGCCGAGCAGGTGGGGCACGCCTACCCGGGAAAGGGCGATACCGGACCACAGGAAGCAGTGGCCTTCGCGACGCACCACCCCGAGGTGCAGACCGTCTTTGCCCATTTGGGAGGCGGGCTCTGGCTCTACGAGACCATGCCGGAGGTGGCGCTGACGCTTGCCAACTGCTGGTACGACACGGCGGCCGCGCCCTATCTCTACAGACCCGCTCTGTTCCGGGCCGTCGAGGCCGCCGGCGCAGGACACAAACTGCTCTACGGCAGCGATTTCCCACTGCTTGGCTACGGGCGGTACCAGGAACTGTTTGGTCACGCCTACGGGGAGGAAGGCCCCCCGACGGCGCTGCTGGGCGGGAACGCACGGCGTTTGCGGGATCGGTGCAGGAAAGCGAAAAAAGTTCTGTAA
- a CDS encoding endonuclease V: protein MGTENPVHADKTAEQRRLAQKVVLRDCVPAVPDLVGGTDVSYFSDEGDGPVYAIAGVVLLRYGTWEAVEKWHAVVPVDMPYISGLLSYRELPALLQAAEQISARPDVWLVDGAGIAHPRGLGLAAHFGVVRDEPSVGVAKKRLTGYHEEVASTKGAREPLKDRDARVVGSVVRTRDGVKPLFVSPGNRVDVERAVELVLSACTRYRLPEPTRMAHRFVTSLREHYRETGIGRSRR, encoded by the coding sequence ATGGGTACCGAGAACCCCGTGCATGCGGACAAAACGGCGGAGCAGCGGAGGCTGGCCCAAAAGGTGGTGCTGCGCGACTGTGTTCCCGCCGTCCCCGATCTTGTCGGCGGAACCGATGTCAGCTATTTCTCTGACGAAGGTGACGGCCCGGTATACGCCATCGCCGGAGTCGTGCTCCTCCGGTATGGAACCTGGGAGGCTGTCGAAAAATGGCACGCTGTTGTTCCTGTTGACATGCCCTACATTTCGGGTCTGCTCTCCTACCGGGAGCTCCCCGCCCTCCTCCAGGCAGCAGAACAGATTTCCGCACGCCCCGATGTCTGGCTTGTCGACGGAGCGGGGATCGCACACCCCCGCGGATTGGGTCTGGCGGCACACTTTGGGGTGGTCCGGGACGAACCTTCGGTGGGAGTGGCAAAAAAACGGCTTACTGGATATCATGAGGAGGTCGCATCAACGAAGGGTGCCCGGGAACCACTGAAAGACCGGGATGCCCGTGTTGTGGGTTCTGTGGTGCGCACCCGGGACGGAGTGAAACCGCTTTTTGTGAGCCCGGGCAACCGTGTCGACGTGGAGCGGGCCGTAGAACTGGTCCTGTCCGCCTGTACGCGCTACAGACTTCCGGAACCCACGAGGATGGCCCATCGTTTTGTGACCAGCTTGCGGGAGCACTACAGGGAGACAGGAATCGGACGATCCCGGCGGTAA
- the rplL gene encoding 50S ribosomal protein L7/L12 → MTREEILKAIEEMSVLELSELVKELEDKFGVSASAPAMAMPMPGAGAGAAEEEEEQTEFDVMLNGFGSNKIAVIKVVREVTGLGLKEAKELVDNLPKPIKEGAEKEEAEEIKKKAEDAGAEVELK, encoded by the coding sequence ATGACCCGTGAAGAGATCCTTAAAGCAATCGAAGAGATGTCGGTACTGGAGCTTTCCGAGCTCGTGAAGGAGCTGGAGGACAAGTTTGGTGTCTCCGCTTCGGCGCCCGCCATGGCCATGCCCATGCCTGGTGCCGGAGCTGGCGCGGCGGAAGAAGAAGAGGAGCAGACGGAGTTCGACGTGATGCTCAATGGCTTTGGCTCCAACAAGATCGCTGTCATCAAGGTGGTCAGGGAGGTGACCGGTCTCGGTCTGAAAGAGGCCAAGGAGCTTGTCGACAACCTGCCCAAGCCGATCAAGGAAGGCGCCGAAAAGGAAGAGGCCGAAGAGATCAAGAAAAAGGCCGAGGATGCCGGCGCCGAGGTGGAGCTCAAATAA
- the rplJ gene encoding 50S ribosomal protein L10: MPKADRVQKVQELKEMIANSKAVYIVEYRGLNVDKMTEVRAKVREAGGEMKVAKNTLFTIALGEQDLPVPEDAHSGANAYTLAYDDVASVAKALRDFARTKGNEALLIKAGVLDGNLLDVNQVLALADLPSREELLGQVARGIAGPISGFLNVLSGPSRGLVTCLSQIKEQKEKEEAA; this comes from the coding sequence ATGCCCAAAGCTGATCGAGTTCAGAAGGTGCAGGAACTCAAAGAGATGATCGCAAACAGTAAGGCTGTATACATTGTGGAATACCGCGGCCTCAATGTGGATAAGATGACAGAGGTTCGCGCCAAGGTGCGGGAGGCCGGCGGTGAAATGAAGGTGGCAAAGAACACCCTGTTCACCATCGCACTGGGTGAACAGGATCTTCCTGTCCCCGAGGATGCCCACTCCGGCGCCAATGCCTATACGCTGGCCTACGACGATGTGGCCTCGGTGGCGAAGGCTCTCCGTGATTTCGCCCGCACCAAAGGAAACGAAGCGCTGCTCATCAAGGCTGGAGTGCTTGATGGCAACCTTCTGGATGTCAACCAGGTTCTTGCGCTTGCCGATCTGCCGTCGAGGGAGGAACTCCTCGGACAGGTCGCCCGCGGGATTGCCGGACCGATTTCCGGTTTTCTCAACGTTCTTTCCGGCCCGTCGCGGGGACTGGTTACCTGCCTGTCACAGATCAAAGAGCAGAAAGAAAAAGAGGAAGCCGCGTGA
- the rplA gene encoding 50S ribosomal protein L1: MAKRSKRYKELLGKIDTSKAYGLEEAIGVVKELATAKFDESLELHVRLGVDPRHADQQVRSTVVLPHGTGITKRVLVIASGEKVNEAEEAGADYVGGEDMVQRIQGGWMDFDAVIATPDMMKLVGRLGRILGPRGLMPSAKAGTTTFEVADAIGEVKAGRVEFRVDRFGIIHNSVGKMSFEAGQLQENVATLLRAIQKARPAAAKGQYVKSAALSSTMSPGIDLDTTAVFKEIAL; this comes from the coding sequence ATGGCGAAACGGAGCAAACGGTACAAGGAGCTGCTGGGCAAGATCGATACGTCGAAGGCGTACGGTCTTGAAGAAGCGATAGGTGTGGTAAAAGAGCTGGCTACCGCCAAGTTCGACGAAAGCCTGGAACTGCATGTCCGCCTTGGAGTTGATCCCCGCCATGCTGACCAGCAGGTGCGGAGCACCGTTGTGCTGCCCCACGGCACGGGCATCACCAAACGGGTGCTGGTGATCGCCTCGGGCGAGAAGGTGAACGAGGCTGAAGAGGCAGGTGCGGACTATGTCGGCGGCGAAGACATGGTGCAGAGGATCCAGGGCGGCTGGATGGACTTCGATGCGGTGATCGCCACCCCTGATATGATGAAACTCGTCGGCCGCCTGGGCCGGATCCTCGGTCCCCGGGGGCTGATGCCCAGCGCAAAGGCCGGAACGACGACCTTTGAGGTGGCCGATGCGATCGGTGAAGTCAAGGCTGGACGAGTGGAGTTCCGTGTGGACCGGTTCGGAATCATCCACAACAGTGTCGGCAAGATGAGCTTTGAGGCCGGGCAGCTGCAGGAGAATGTGGCCACCCTTCTCAGGGCGATCCAGAAGGCCAGGCCGGCGGCCGCGAAGGGACAGTATGTCAAAAGCGCTGCCCTCAGCTCAACCATGAGTCCCGGTATCGACCTGGATACCACAGCTGTATTCAAGGAAATCGCGCTGTAG